A window of the Cellvibrio sp. pealriver genome harbors these coding sequences:
- a CDS encoding PilZ domain-containing protein — translation MSSKDKRRHVRTAFACRIKIAHDSIGELLVKTRDISDGGVFVVLEPEHIPPVGTHLQGQVQGLMEDAPVLMMEVVRVEPAGVGLRFVQDE, via the coding sequence ATGAGTTCAAAAGACAAGCGCCGTCACGTACGCACTGCATTCGCTTGCCGCATTAAAATCGCACACGACTCCATCGGTGAACTTTTAGTAAAAACCCGCGATATATCCGACGGTGGAGTCTTCGTCGTACTGGAACCCGAACACATCCCTCCCGTTGGAACACACCTACAAGGCCAAGTCCAAGGCCTAATGGAAGATGCCCCAGTACTCATGATGGAAGTCGTCCGCGTAGAACCCGCCGGTGTCGGATTGCGTTTTGTTCAGGATGAGTGA
- a CDS encoding HEAT repeat domain-containing protein — MELPNAIKISRSPLNTIVEQHVEEAAFCWLRREDSLWSPNINLNQFYRIEQRLDANLEGLRLAVDTAWPYALQRMNRWQTADELFAASYIAIQTGRDEQLHAIAKVVKSNSSSSAGLSSALQWTLLLGDKEKAITAIQFFWQLSDSLKNALICTALQIPEMNTDFLLTMAIKSSNLSLRIKALEAIGQYQLSDYIPALMNALNDNEPLCQLAASASLAILGRPEHQQKTVNLIPRLGKNERLKYLLTWCITSSEQSFEHSLPTFNTSTSLRDYIWANAFRGTSSAVERLIILLDHKIAAPLAAYAIHHITGINLDSFDDIREIQSDADTRDDQEGNYPPHIKQLLREVEGLSTVSASAVKQWLSDQSPHNSEKRRLLNGISVDNVLPALSSSCAMPQHWQRALLSTLSKESQEWASFPKPFFIY, encoded by the coding sequence GTGGAATTACCAAACGCAATAAAAATTTCTCGCAGTCCACTCAACACTATAGTCGAGCAACACGTTGAAGAAGCTGCATTTTGTTGGCTTAGAAGGGAAGACTCACTTTGGAGCCCGAACATTAACCTTAATCAGTTTTATCGAATTGAACAGCGGCTTGATGCCAATCTGGAAGGGCTGCGCCTTGCGGTCGATACTGCATGGCCTTACGCACTCCAGAGAATGAACCGATGGCAAACTGCTGACGAATTATTTGCGGCTAGTTACATTGCGATTCAAACTGGCCGAGATGAACAGTTGCATGCGATTGCCAAGGTTGTGAAATCAAATAGCAGCTCATCTGCGGGACTTTCCAGCGCATTGCAATGGACACTTTTACTCGGAGATAAAGAAAAAGCAATCACTGCAATTCAGTTCTTTTGGCAACTGTCAGATTCATTAAAAAATGCACTCATTTGCACAGCATTACAAATACCAGAAATGAATACCGACTTTTTGCTAACAATGGCAATTAAATCGTCGAATTTATCACTTCGAATTAAGGCTTTAGAAGCAATAGGCCAATATCAACTTAGCGATTATATTCCTGCTCTCATGAACGCGCTGAACGATAATGAACCTTTATGCCAACTCGCTGCAAGTGCTTCTCTTGCTATTTTAGGAAGGCCGGAGCACCAACAAAAAACTGTTAACTTAATACCAAGACTTGGCAAAAATGAACGACTTAAATATTTGCTAACATGGTGTATAACCAGCTCAGAACAAAGCTTTGAACATTCACTCCCCACTTTCAACACTAGCACCTCTTTACGCGATTATATCTGGGCAAACGCGTTTCGCGGCACCAGTAGCGCTGTGGAACGCCTGATAATTTTGCTAGATCATAAAATTGCAGCGCCACTCGCTGCCTATGCGATTCACCACATTACCGGCATCAATCTTGACTCTTTCGATGACATACGTGAGATTCAATCTGACGCCGACACTCGCGATGATCAGGAAGGAAATTATCCGCCACACATCAAACAACTCCTTCGAGAAGTGGAAGGCTTGAGTACGGTATCGGCTTCCGCCGTTAAACAGTGGTTATCTGATCAGTCACCCCACAACTCAGAGAAAAGAAGACTTCTTAACGGCATATCAGTTGATAATGTTTTACCAGCATTAAGTTCATCTTGCGCTATGCCGCAGCATTGGCAACGAGCCTTGCTTTCAACTCTCTCAAAAGAATCGCAGGAATGGGCGAGTTTCCCCAAACCATTTTTCATATACTAA
- a CDS encoding HNH/endonuclease VII fold toxin-2 domain-containing protein — MCRRGCCPGYKDSDAPVVCVEGGRGSGGSHERIHNKFDKALDKKPKDNAIDTHGKMSMTDAIDAAAESHTETFPLSGCGKDCIKAQLEDYYNGLCPNAKVNAVDQLGNPVKAPNRDNNHE, encoded by the coding sequence ATGTGTAGACGCGGTTGCTGCCCCGGCTATAAAGATAGTGACGCACCAGTGGTATGTGTTGAAGGTGGACGCGGCAGTGGCGGAAGCCATGAAAGGATTCACAATAAATTTGATAAAGCACTGGATAAAAAACCTAAAGATAACGCCATTGATACACACGGCAAGATGAGCATGACTGATGCAATCGATGCTGCAGCTGAATCACACACAGAAACGTTTCCGCTTTCTGGTTGCGGCAAAGATTGCATAAAGGCGCAGCTTGAAGATTACTACAACGGACTTTGCCCGAACGCGAAAGTTAATGCTGTTGATCAACTTGGCAATCCTGTAAAAGCACCAAATAGAGACAACAATCATGAATAA
- a CDS encoding HNH/endonuclease VII fold toxin-2 domain-containing protein translates to MKIKAHNKGVDCPGYKDSDALVVCVEGGRGSGGSHERIHNNYDIALQQKAENKKVDANGKMSLNEIIDVAAESHTETFPLSGCGKDCIKAQLEDYYNGLCPNAKVNAVDQNGNPINNNDDKKRRKD, encoded by the coding sequence ATAAAAATAAAAGCTCACAATAAAGGTGTAGATTGCCCAGGCTATAAAGATAGCGATGCACTGGTGGTGTGTGTAGAGGGTGGGCGCGGCAGTGGGGGAAGTCATGAAAGGATTCATAATAACTACGACATTGCATTGCAACAAAAAGCAGAAAACAAAAAGGTTGATGCAAATGGAAAAATGTCATTAAACGAAATTATTGATGTGGCCGCCGAGTCACACACCGAAACCTTTCCTCTTTCCGGTTGCGGTAAAGACTGTATAAAAGCGCAACTTGAAGATTACTACAACGGACTTTGCCCGAATGCAAAAGTTAATGCTGTTGACCAAAATGGAAATCCAATTAATAACAACGATGACAAAAAACGTCGTAAAGACTAA
- a CDS encoding PAAR-like domain-containing protein, which yields MSAHHVYANGHEIASRSSDGQSNAMGDVCFTPPTPPATGIPIPYPNTVFAKDIRNGSRTVFIAGKEVALSNKSYFHKSIGDAGATKALKKGIVSGNIEGRAFFTSWSMNVKIEGEGVARDMDTVTHNHSNPANTALFPFLSRNFLGGHECKKQEKRINKACSDSEAKKSRKKKKLSSDDKPGHWSQEFCDGLNIPTNTPNKTQLRTELNSILDTAAQEMEAIKSGFWGYLSDAAIEGASKLAARTGAKIATGAAMGAVVAGAPTLGAGAAPGAGIGSILGTIVSVGDAILTISRLPENIQNARAAEQLYKNASEAFEKINPLINSKGELTASDQELSRITGDFQELLATLNPCIRARKCSLIPHKKQGNSADNVEPSKPSKTDRNKGVDRGCCTGQQGHHLIPQATMKGVDCPGYKDSDAPVVCVEGGRGSGGSHERIHNKYDRALKKKIEKNMIDENGKMSIAEAIDLGAESHTETFPLSGCGKDCIKAQLEDYYNTLCPNTKVNAVDQNGKQVKDTNEEKDDI from the coding sequence ATGAGCGCACACCACGTTTACGCCAACGGTCACGAAATTGCCTCTCGCTCATCCGATGGGCAAAGCAATGCGATGGGTGATGTTTGTTTTACGCCACCTACTCCGCCCGCAACAGGTATCCCCATTCCCTACCCCAATACAGTATTTGCCAAAGATATTCGCAATGGTAGCCGGACCGTATTTATTGCAGGTAAAGAAGTTGCACTTTCCAACAAATCCTATTTTCACAAAAGTATTGGTGATGCAGGTGCAACAAAAGCGCTGAAGAAAGGCATCGTATCCGGAAACATTGAAGGGCGTGCTTTTTTTACCAGCTGGTCTATGAATGTAAAGATCGAGGGGGAAGGTGTAGCAAGGGATATGGATACAGTAACCCACAACCACTCCAATCCGGCTAACACCGCGCTGTTTCCATTTTTATCGCGCAACTTTTTAGGCGGGCATGAATGCAAAAAACAAGAGAAGCGCATCAATAAAGCCTGCTCCGATAGCGAAGCTAAAAAGTCACGCAAAAAGAAAAAGCTTAGTTCAGATGATAAACCCGGCCACTGGTCACAAGAGTTTTGTGATGGCTTAAATATTCCCACTAACACACCGAATAAAACCCAATTACGCACTGAACTAAATTCCATACTGGATACCGCAGCACAAGAAATGGAAGCAATAAAATCCGGTTTCTGGGGTTACTTATCAGATGCAGCGATAGAAGGCGCGAGCAAACTCGCCGCACGTACAGGTGCAAAAATTGCTACGGGTGCAGCAATGGGCGCTGTTGTAGCTGGAGCACCCACATTGGGAGCAGGCGCAGCGCCAGGAGCAGGCATAGGTAGTATTCTGGGAACAATAGTATCGGTAGGCGATGCCATTCTCACTATCTCACGCCTGCCGGAAAATATTCAAAATGCCAGAGCGGCCGAGCAACTTTATAAAAATGCCAGCGAAGCTTTTGAAAAAATTAATCCATTGATTAATTCAAAAGGCGAACTTACCGCTAGCGATCAGGAATTAAGCCGTATTACCGGTGATTTTCAGGAGTTACTGGCAACATTGAACCCTTGTATACGCGCAAGAAAATGCAGCCTGATTCCCCACAAAAAACAAGGCAACAGCGCAGACAATGTAGAGCCGTCAAAACCCAGCAAAACTGATCGCAATAAAGGTGTAGATCGCGGTTGCTGTACCGGCCAACAAGGGCATCATTTAATTCCCCAAGCTACCATGAAAGGCGTGGATTGCCCAGGCTATAAAGACAGCGATGCACCGGTGGTATGTGTGGAAGGTGGACGTGGCAGTGGGGGAAGTCATGAAAGGATTCATAATAAGTATGACCGAGCTTTAAAGAAAAAAATCGAAAAAAATATGATTGATGAAAACGGTAAAATGAGCATTGCAGAAGCAATTGACTTGGGTGCGGAATCACATACAGAAACATTCCCCCTTTCTGGTTGCGGTAAAGACTGTATAAAAGCGCAACTGGAAGACTACTACAATACGCTTTGCCCAAACACAAAAGTAAATGCTGTGGACCAAAATGGTAAACAAGTAAAAGACACTAATGAGGAAAAAGATGATATCTAA
- a CDS encoding DUF2169 domain-containing protein yields MELINNTKYPAKLYQTMDSRGQLFASIVVKATYLFPENNDSRARPAEQQSDLFLSDVFIAEPGLSAPLFESDLVPHKLRCDILIHANAFTKNSKPEKELIVGFQLGDCNKKILITGNRFWKKSLFGLTPSRPEPFTSMPIHYGLAFGGQWTDENTAESICYQENPVGCGFAKGKYTKQLNGTQLPNLSEPLNSIETYAANYRPMSFGPIGRSWKPRVAFAGTYDDHWKDNIFPLPPGDLDERYYQAAPKDQQIEYPKGGEILSLWNLHPTRSEIQFSLPNLNLPIHVICEKGVEHNLASNVDTVMIDATTEKILISWRARFPIKRSLREITGIFIGQGMNLWKANQRQQGGCCGETTLSSVRHG; encoded by the coding sequence ATGGAATTGATCAACAATACTAAATACCCAGCAAAGCTCTATCAAACTATGGATAGTCGCGGGCAGCTTTTTGCGTCTATTGTGGTAAAGGCAACTTATTTATTTCCAGAAAATAACGATAGTCGCGCACGTCCAGCAGAGCAACAAAGCGATTTATTTCTAAGTGACGTATTTATAGCGGAGCCTGGCTTATCTGCTCCGCTATTTGAATCGGATTTAGTACCTCACAAACTGCGTTGTGACATTCTTATTCATGCAAATGCTTTTACAAAAAATAGTAAGCCTGAAAAAGAATTAATCGTTGGATTCCAATTAGGTGACTGCAATAAAAAAATTCTTATCACCGGTAATCGCTTCTGGAAAAAGAGCTTGTTCGGACTTACGCCTTCAAGGCCAGAACCGTTTACAAGCATGCCAATTCACTATGGGTTAGCATTTGGCGGACAATGGACAGATGAGAATACAGCAGAGTCTATTTGTTATCAGGAAAATCCCGTCGGCTGTGGCTTTGCTAAAGGAAAATACACAAAACAATTGAATGGAACGCAACTTCCCAATTTAAGCGAGCCATTAAATTCCATTGAAACTTATGCGGCCAATTATCGTCCGATGTCATTCGGCCCAATTGGAAGAAGTTGGAAACCGCGTGTAGCCTTTGCAGGCACCTACGATGATCACTGGAAAGACAACATTTTTCCACTACCTCCTGGCGATTTGGATGAACGTTATTATCAGGCGGCGCCCAAAGATCAGCAGATTGAATATCCAAAGGGTGGTGAAATACTCTCCTTGTGGAATCTGCACCCCACCCGTTCTGAAATCCAATTTTCACTGCCAAATCTCAACCTTCCCATACATGTTATTTGCGAAAAGGGGGTTGAGCATAACCTAGCCTCAAACGTCGATACTGTCATGATTGATGCAACAACAGAAAAAATACTTATTAGCTGGCGAGCGCGTTTCCCTATTAAAAGATCCCTTCGAGAAATTACTGGCATCTTTATAGGCCAAGGAATGAATCTTTGGAAAGCCAATCAACGCCAGCAGGGTGGCTGCTGTGGCGAAACAACACTTTCTTCGGTTAGGCATGGATAA